One Mycolicibacter sp. MU0083 DNA window includes the following coding sequences:
- the pbpA gene encoding D,D-transpeptidase PbpA: MNTSLRRVTMTLMALIVLLLGNATLTQVFAADGLRADPRNQRVLLDEYSRQRGQITAAGQLLADSIATDDRIKYQRIYRDPYVYAPVTGFYSLRYSSSGLERAEDSVLNGSDPRLFGLRLADFFTGRSPRGGTVETTLRPRVQQAAWDAMQRGCTGGCRGAVVALEPATGKVLTMVSAPSYDPNELSSHDSAQQGQAWQRLRDDPASPLTNRAISETYPPGSTFKVITTAAALQAGVGENEPLTNAARIGLPDSTVTLENFAGRTCDGGEPTVSLRTAFARSCNTAFVQLGIRTGAKALRTTAQGFGFDLTPEPIPLQVAESTIGRIPDNAALGMTSIGQKDVAVTPLKNAVVAATIANGGVTMQPYLVDGLEGPDLAGIATTQPHELRRAVSPQVAAKLTELMIDAERMTQQEGAIPGVQIASKTGTAEHGSDPRNTPPHAWYIAFAPANAPKVAVAVVVEDGGDRLAATGGAVAAPIGRAVIQAALQGRS, from the coding sequence ATGAACACCTCGTTGCGTCGCGTCACCATGACGCTGATGGCGCTGATCGTGCTGTTGTTGGGCAACGCCACGTTGACCCAGGTCTTCGCCGCCGACGGACTGCGCGCCGACCCGCGCAACCAGCGCGTGCTACTCGACGAGTACTCCCGCCAGCGCGGCCAGATCACCGCCGCGGGCCAACTGTTGGCCGACTCGATCGCCACCGACGACCGGATCAAGTATCAGCGCATCTACCGCGATCCCTACGTCTATGCACCGGTGACCGGGTTCTATTCGCTGCGTTACTCCAGCAGTGGGCTTGAGCGGGCCGAGGACAGCGTGCTCAACGGATCCGATCCGCGGCTGTTCGGCCTGCGGCTGGCCGACTTCTTCACCGGCCGCAGCCCGCGGGGCGGGACCGTGGAGACCACCCTGCGGCCGCGGGTGCAGCAGGCCGCCTGGGACGCGATGCAGCGGGGCTGCACCGGCGGGTGCCGGGGCGCGGTGGTGGCGCTGGAGCCCGCCACCGGCAAAGTGCTGACGATGGTGTCCGCACCGTCGTACGACCCCAACGAGTTGTCTTCGCACGATTCGGCCCAGCAGGGGCAGGCCTGGCAGCGGCTGCGCGACGATCCCGCCTCGCCGCTGACCAACCGTGCCATCAGCGAGACCTACCCGCCGGGGTCGACGTTCAAGGTGATCACCACCGCCGCGGCGCTGCAGGCCGGGGTCGGCGAGAACGAGCCACTGACCAACGCCGCCCGTATCGGCCTGCCCGACAGCACCGTGACCTTGGAGAACTTCGCGGGCCGCACCTGCGACGGTGGCGAACCGACCGTTTCGCTGCGGACCGCGTTCGCCCGCTCCTGCAACACCGCCTTCGTTCAATTGGGTATCCGCACCGGCGCGAAGGCGCTGCGCACCACCGCCCAGGGATTCGGCTTCGACCTCACTCCCGAACCGATCCCCCTGCAGGTCGCCGAATCCACCATCGGCCGGATCCCCGATAACGCCGCACTCGGGATGACCAGCATCGGGCAGAAGGATGTCGCGGTCACCCCGCTGAAGAACGCCGTGGTCGCCGCGACCATCGCGAACGGGGGCGTCACCATGCAGCCCTACCTGGTCGACGGACTCGAGGGCCCCGACCTTGCCGGAATCGCGACCACCCAACCCCACGAACTACGCCGTGCGGTGTCCCCGCAGGTCGCGGCTAAGCTAACTGAACTAATGATCGACGCCGAAAGAATGACCCAGCAGGAGGGGGCCATCCCGGGCGTACAGATCGCGTCGAAGACCGGTACCGCCGAACACGGTTCCGATCCGCGGAACACACCGCCGCACGCGTGGTACATCGCATTCGCCCCGGCCAACGCCCCGAAGGTGGCCGTCGCCGTCGTGGTGGAGGACGGTGGGGACCGCCTGGCCGCCACCGGTGGTGCGGTGGCCGCGCCGATCGGGCGTGCCGTCATCCAAGCCGCACTTCAGGGGCGCTCATGA
- a CDS encoding FtsW/RodA/SpoVE family cell cycle protein translates to MTTEPQPPVAVTPVLSDRRNAELLLLCFATMIIAVAMLIVEAGHEQGLRWDLVGYGVAFLVVFTFAHLVIRRSARYADPLLLPVVALLNGLGLVMIHRIDLGVAADGADAHPGAGAQMLWTLVGVGVFAAVLITLKDHRQLSGNGYICGLAGLILLVIPALLPASLSERGGAKIWIRLPGFSIQPAEFSKILLLIFFAAVLVSKRRLFTSAGKHVLGMNLPRPRDLAPLLVAWVISVGVMAFEKDLGTSLLLYTSFLVVVYLATRRFSWMVIGLLLFAVGSTAAYFMFGHVRVRVQTWLDPFADPEGVGYQMVQSLFSFATGGIFGTGLGNGQPGYVPAASTDFIIAAFGEELGLVGLAGVLILYTILIVRGMRTAIAVRDSFGKLLAAGLAATLGIQLFIVVGGVTKLIPLTGLTTPWLSYGGSSLLANYVLLAIVLRVSHAARRPLSTEPLHPTPIGDTGTAVIERV, encoded by the coding sequence ATGACCACTGAGCCACAGCCACCGGTGGCAGTGACACCGGTGCTGTCGGATCGGCGTAACGCCGAACTACTCCTGCTGTGCTTCGCCACCATGATCATCGCGGTGGCCATGCTGATCGTCGAGGCGGGCCACGAGCAGGGGCTGCGCTGGGATCTGGTCGGTTACGGGGTGGCCTTCCTGGTGGTGTTCACCTTCGCGCATCTGGTCATCCGCCGTTCGGCACGCTACGCCGACCCGCTGCTGCTTCCGGTGGTCGCCCTGCTCAACGGGCTGGGCCTGGTGATGATCCACCGCATCGACCTGGGCGTCGCCGCGGACGGCGCGGACGCCCACCCCGGCGCCGGCGCGCAGATGCTGTGGACCCTGGTCGGCGTCGGCGTCTTCGCCGCGGTGCTGATCACCCTCAAAGACCACCGCCAGCTCTCCGGCAACGGCTACATCTGCGGCCTGGCGGGCCTGATCCTGCTGGTGATCCCCGCGCTGCTGCCCGCGTCGCTGTCCGAGCGGGGCGGCGCCAAGATCTGGATTCGGTTGCCGGGCTTCTCCATTCAGCCCGCCGAGTTCTCCAAGATCCTGCTGCTGATCTTCTTCGCCGCGGTGCTGGTGTCCAAGCGCCGGCTGTTCACCAGCGCGGGCAAACACGTGCTGGGTATGAACCTGCCCCGCCCGCGGGACCTGGCCCCCCTGCTGGTCGCCTGGGTGATCTCGGTCGGGGTGATGGCCTTCGAGAAGGACCTCGGCACGTCGCTGCTGCTGTACACGTCGTTCCTGGTGGTGGTGTACCTGGCCACCCGCCGGTTCAGCTGGATGGTGATCGGCCTGCTGCTGTTCGCGGTCGGCAGCACCGCGGCGTACTTCATGTTCGGCCACGTCCGGGTCCGGGTGCAGACCTGGCTGGACCCGTTCGCCGACCCCGAAGGCGTCGGCTACCAGATGGTGCAGTCCCTGTTCAGCTTCGCCACCGGCGGCATCTTCGGCACCGGCCTGGGCAACGGTCAACCCGGCTATGTCCCCGCGGCGTCGACGGACTTCATCATCGCCGCGTTCGGCGAGGAACTGGGGCTGGTCGGGCTGGCCGGCGTGCTGATCCTCTACACGATTCTCATCGTCCGGGGCATGCGCACCGCGATCGCCGTGCGCGACAGCTTCGGCAAGCTGCTGGCGGCCGGGCTGGCCGCCACCCTGGGCATTCAACTGTTCATCGTGGTCGGCGGCGTCACCAAGCTGATTCCGCTGACCGGGCTCACCACCCCCTGGCTGTCCTACGGGGGTTCGTCGTTGCTGGCCAACTATGTGCTGCTGGCGATCGTGCTGCGCGTCTCGCACGCTGCGCGCCGACCGCTGAGCACCGAGCCCCTGCACCCGACCCCGATCGGTGACACCGGCACGGCGGTGATCGAGCGCGTATGA
- a CDS encoding PP2C family protein-serine/threonine phosphatase, which translates to MSLVLRYAARSDRGLVRSNNEDSVYAGARLLALADGMGGHAAGEVASQLVIAALAHLDDDEPGGDLLAKLESAVQEGNSAIAAYVEEHPELDGMGTTLTTILFAAPRLGLAHIGDSRGYLLRDGELTQITKDDTFVQTLVDEGRITAEEAHSHPQRSLIMRALTGHEVEPTLTMREAQAGDRYLLCSDGLSDPVSTETIHEALQIPDVNECALRLIELALRGGGPDNVTVVVADVVDVDYGQTQPILAGAVSDADDDHTIVLNTAAGRASAIAPRKTVAKRVLPRIETTDQQPKSRRRRILIGVLLLALLATALFVGRAVIRTNYYVTADGDRVAIMRGVQGSILGYPLQEAFLLGCLDSDGELVQISVHHSGDPGCRLMTLQDLTPPARQQVSNGLPAGTLDDAINQLRSLARSSLLPRCPHGPARLKDDDPDWSPGPAPSTSASPTPSRQPSAGLGPTGPLPGPPPTQTSGRPQPPALSDLPPAPPVPGTDCRAGS; encoded by the coding sequence GTGAGCCTCGTCCTGCGGTACGCCGCCCGCAGCGATCGCGGCCTGGTGCGCTCCAACAACGAGGACTCCGTCTACGCCGGGGCTCGGTTGCTGGCGCTGGCCGACGGCATGGGCGGGCACGCGGCCGGTGAAGTCGCCTCGCAGCTGGTGATCGCCGCGCTGGCCCACCTCGACGACGACGAACCCGGCGGCGACCTGCTGGCGAAGCTGGAAAGTGCGGTGCAAGAGGGCAATTCCGCGATCGCCGCCTATGTCGAGGAGCATCCCGAGCTCGACGGCATGGGCACCACCCTGACCACGATCCTGTTCGCCGCCCCCCGGCTGGGCCTGGCCCACATCGGCGACTCCCGCGGCTATCTGCTGCGGGACGGCGAACTCACCCAGATCACCAAGGACGACACCTTCGTCCAGACCCTGGTCGACGAGGGCCGCATCACCGCCGAGGAGGCGCATAGCCACCCCCAGCGGTCCCTGATCATGCGGGCCCTGACCGGCCACGAGGTGGAACCGACGCTGACCATGCGCGAGGCGCAGGCCGGTGACCGCTACCTGTTGTGCTCCGACGGTCTCTCCGACCCGGTGAGCACCGAGACCATCCACGAAGCGCTGCAGATTCCCGACGTCAACGAGTGCGCACTGCGGCTGATCGAGTTGGCGTTGCGCGGCGGCGGCCCCGACAACGTGACCGTCGTGGTGGCCGACGTCGTCGATGTCGACTACGGGCAGACCCAGCCGATCCTGGCCGGCGCGGTCTCCGACGCCGACGACGACCACACCATCGTGCTGAACACCGCCGCCGGGCGGGCGTCGGCGATCGCGCCCCGTAAGACCGTCGCCAAGCGGGTCCTGCCGCGGATCGAAACCACCGACCAGCAGCCCAAGTCCCGGCGGCGCAGGATCCTGATCGGGGTCCTGCTGCTCGCACTGCTGGCCACCGCCCTGTTCGTGGGCCGCGCGGTCATCCGGACCAACTATTACGTCACCGCCGACGGCGACCGGGTCGCGATCATGCGCGGCGTGCAGGGCTCGATCCTCGGATATCCGCTGCAGGAGGCCTTCCTGCTCGGGTGCTTGGACAGCGACGGCGAGCTGGTGCAGATCAGCGTCCACCACTCCGGCGACCCCGGCTGCCGGTTGATGACCTTGCAGGACCTGACTCCGCCGGCCCGCCAGCAGGTCAGCAACGGCCTGCCCGCCGGCACCCTGGACGACGCGATCAACCAACTGCGCAGCCTGGCCCGCAGCTCGCTGCTGCCCCGCTGCCCGCACGGTCCGGCCCGGCTCAAAGACGACGACCCCGACTGGTCGCCCGGCCCCGCGCCGTCGACGTCCGCGTCGCCCACTCCGTCGCGCCAGCCGTCGGCCGGACTCGGGCCCACCGGCCCGCTGCCGGGTCCGCCCCCCACTCAGACCTCGGGCCGGCCCCAACCGCCCGCCCTGAGCGACCTGCCACCCGCCCCGCCGGTACCGGGGACCGACTGCCGGGCGGGATCATGA
- a CDS encoding FHA domain-containing protein FhaB/FipA: MQGLVLQLTRAGFLTLLWLFIWSVLRILRTDIYAPTGAVMVRRGLSIRGVLLPPRQQRTTARHLVVTEGPLTGARIALSDQPVLIGRADDSTLVLTDDYSSARHARLSQRGTEWYVEDLGSTNGTYLDRVKVTTAVRVPVGTPIRIGKTAIELRR; this comes from the coding sequence ATGCAGGGACTGGTACTGCAGCTGACGCGAGCCGGTTTTTTGACGTTGCTGTGGCTGTTCATCTGGTCTGTGCTGCGGATACTGCGGACCGACATCTATGCGCCGACCGGCGCGGTCATGGTCCGCCGGGGCCTGTCGATCCGCGGGGTACTGTTGCCGCCCCGCCAGCAGCGGACCACCGCGCGGCACCTGGTGGTGACCGAGGGTCCGCTGACCGGTGCCCGCATCGCGCTGAGCGATCAGCCGGTGCTGATCGGCCGGGCCGACGATTCGACGCTGGTCCTCACCGACGATTACTCCTCCGCTCGCCACGCTCGGCTGTCCCAGCGGGGCACGGAATGGTATGTCGAGGACTTGGGATCGACCAATGGCACCTACCTTGACAGGGTGAAGGTAACTACAGCGGTACGGGTTCCGGTCGGCACGCCGATACGTATCGGCAAGACCGCGATCGAGCTCCGCCGGTGA
- a CDS encoding FhaA domain-containing protein translates to MDSQRGLVHRIERKLEVAVEDAMARVFGGEVVPEEIEAALRREAADGVRALAGNELLAPNDYVITLGEDDYAKVGADQELTSKAFARHLAEYIGEQGWQTYGDVVVRFQQSPSLRTGQVRARGSVNPDARPHQTVNESRPPQSVHARSAESGVPPMTDNPSYRGTHGQDRPGDDYYDPRYGRPADDARGGQDPRGPYPPESGYPQEPQGGYPDQGGYAPPPPRPEQGGYPDQGGYPSQGGYPAQGGYPGQGGGYGQHYEQRPPAGYGPPAGYEQGYPQHQAPAPGYPAGGGQPGYSEYERPPARHEDYAYPEQGGYDQGAPSYGRQDYSQPGHGYGDAPAAPAAPAGYDYGQPASGGYGEAPAAPAGYDYGQPAPGGYGEAPGGYGDAAGGYGQRGYSAPASVTLHLDDGSGRTYQLQEGANVVGRGQDAQFRLPDTGVSRRHLEIRWDGRVALLSDLNSTNGTTVNNAPVQEWQLADGDVIRLGHSEIIVRVY, encoded by the coding sequence TTGGACAGCCAGCGTGGGCTGGTTCATCGCATCGAGCGCAAACTCGAGGTCGCTGTGGAGGATGCGATGGCCCGGGTCTTCGGCGGGGAAGTCGTTCCCGAGGAGATCGAGGCCGCCCTGCGGCGCGAAGCCGCCGACGGTGTGCGGGCGTTGGCCGGCAACGAACTTTTGGCACCCAACGATTACGTCATTACCCTCGGTGAGGACGACTACGCCAAGGTAGGCGCCGACCAGGAACTGACGTCGAAGGCCTTCGCCCGGCACCTAGCGGAGTACATCGGCGAACAGGGGTGGCAAACGTATGGTGATGTGGTTGTCCGGTTCCAGCAGTCGCCGAGTCTGCGCACCGGCCAGGTTCGCGCCCGGGGCTCGGTCAATCCCGATGCCCGCCCCCACCAGACGGTCAATGAATCCCGCCCACCACAATCAGTTCATGCGCGTTCCGCAGAATCAGGAGTCCCACCGATGACCGATAACCCGAGCTACCGCGGCACCCACGGGCAGGATCGTCCCGGCGACGACTACTACGACCCGCGCTACGGCCGTCCGGCCGACGACGCTCGCGGCGGTCAGGACCCGCGCGGGCCCTACCCGCCCGAGTCCGGCTACCCCCAGGAACCGCAGGGCGGCTACCCCGACCAGGGCGGTTACGCGCCGCCGCCCCCGCGACCGGAACAGGGTGGTTATCCCGACCAGGGCGGTTACCCGAGCCAGGGTGGCTACCCGGCGCAGGGCGGCTACCCGGGCCAGGGCGGCGGCTACGGGCAGCACTACGAACAGCGTCCCCCCGCCGGTTACGGCCCACCCGCCGGCTACGAGCAGGGCTACCCGCAGCATCAGGCCCCGGCACCGGGCTACCCAGCCGGTGGCGGCCAGCCCGGCTACAGCGAGTACGAGCGCCCGCCGGCCCGCCACGAGGACTACGCCTACCCCGAGCAGGGCGGCTACGACCAGGGCGCGCCGTCGTACGGCCGGCAGGACTACAGCCAGCCCGGGCACGGCTACGGCGACGCACCGGCAGCCCCGGCGGCCCCGGCCGGCTATGACTACGGCCAGCCCGCATCGGGCGGCTACGGCGAGGCCCCGGCGGCCCCGGCCGGTTACGACTACGGCCAGCCCGCGCCCGGCGGCTACGGCGAGGCCCCCGGCGGCTACGGCGACGCCGCGGGTGGCTACGGCCAGCGCGGCTACAGCGCACCCGCATCGGTCACCCTGCACCTCGACGACGGCAGTGGGCGTACCTACCAGTTGCAGGAAGGCGCCAACGTCGTCGGCCGCGGCCAGGACGCCCAGTTCCGGCTCCCGGACACCGGCGTGTCCCGTCGGCACCTGGAGATCCGCTGGGATGGCCGGGTCGCGTTGCTGTCGGACCTGAACTCCACCAACGGCACCACGGTGAACAACGCCCCGGTCCAGGAATGGCAGCTGGCCGACGGTGATGTGATCCGCCTGGGTCACTCCGAGATCATCGTCCGGGTCTACTGA
- a CDS encoding alpha/beta hydrolase, translated as MDTDRYAAFLPSAHRHGEVPMEPTWMPWRGRRIHIGRARNPSASARLIVVHGGGGYSGALWPLAQLAAAEGLEVLAPDMPLYGDTEEPAPGAVRYDDWIDLLCDIVTTERRRDNRPIVLLGASMGGRVAYEAAARTRDVAALLATCLLDLSDPAALAAASRWKVHGGALALAVRLAGAAAGSVRVPIRWIADMSAMSSNPALAKLCAADPKGGGVKVPLGFLSSWLRYRHTAPENYRGAPVTLVHPAADAWTPPERSIGFLQRISAPTRTVLLDNCGHYPIEEPGLTQLEDVIRETVTAVVEYTDRR; from the coding sequence ATGGACACCGACCGATACGCCGCGTTCCTGCCCTCCGCACACCGCCACGGCGAGGTACCGATGGAGCCGACCTGGATGCCGTGGCGCGGCCGACGCATCCATATCGGTCGCGCGCGCAACCCGTCGGCGTCGGCGCGGCTGATCGTGGTGCACGGTGGCGGTGGGTACTCCGGCGCGCTGTGGCCGTTGGCACAACTGGCAGCCGCCGAAGGCCTGGAGGTACTCGCTCCCGACATGCCCTTGTACGGAGACACCGAAGAACCGGCGCCGGGCGCGGTCCGCTACGACGACTGGATCGATCTGCTCTGCGACATCGTGACCACCGAGCGCCGCCGCGACAACCGCCCCATCGTTCTCCTGGGCGCCAGCATGGGCGGGAGGGTGGCCTACGAGGCCGCGGCCCGGACCCGCGACGTCGCCGCGCTGCTCGCCACCTGCCTGCTGGATCTCTCCGACCCGGCCGCGTTGGCGGCGGCCTCGCGGTGGAAGGTGCACGGCGGCGCCCTCGCCCTCGCCGTGCGCCTGGCCGGCGCCGCCGCGGGATCGGTTCGGGTCCCGATCCGTTGGATCGCCGACATGTCCGCTATGAGCAGCAACCCCGCGCTGGCGAAGCTGTGCGCCGCCGATCCCAAAGGCGGCGGGGTCAAGGTGCCGCTGGGCTTCTTGTCGAGTTGGCTGCGTTATCGGCACACCGCGCCTGAGAACTATCGGGGCGCACCGGTCACGCTGGTACACCCGGCCGCCGATGCCTGGACCCCGCCGGAGCGCAGTATCGGTTTCCTGCAACGGATCTCGGCGCCTACCCGCACCGTCCTGCTGGACAACTGCGGGCACTACCCGATCGAGGAGCCCGGTCTGACCCAGCTCGAAGATGTCATCCGCGAGACCGTCACGGCGGTGGTGGAGTACACCGATCGACGATGA
- a CDS encoding TetR/AcrR family transcriptional regulator, protein MGSSRREPRQARSRETVETLLEAAAQVFSREGIAATTNRIAERAGVSVGTLYQYFPDKHAMLRAVAGRHLRSAEDRLTEVFDRLRSAAPPFDDTVAEVLELVVELHRDRPQLHALLHRVAAVADDVAAVSAFEDRMVAEVAYHLKRCRRGGEAPELTARTIVHAVDAQVHRVLPRHGYGSDAAAQLKVIVDRCTPPPP, encoded by the coding sequence ATGGGTTCCTCGCGACGAGAGCCCCGGCAGGCCCGGTCACGCGAAACCGTCGAGACGCTGCTCGAAGCGGCCGCCCAGGTGTTCTCCCGCGAGGGAATCGCGGCCACCACCAACCGCATCGCCGAGCGCGCGGGTGTTTCGGTCGGCACGCTGTATCAGTACTTCCCCGACAAGCACGCCATGCTGCGCGCGGTGGCCGGCCGGCATCTGCGCTCCGCCGAGGACCGCCTGACCGAGGTGTTCGACCGGCTGCGCAGTGCGGCGCCGCCGTTCGACGACACCGTGGCCGAGGTGCTCGAACTAGTGGTGGAGCTGCACCGGGACCGACCGCAGTTGCATGCGCTGCTGCACCGGGTCGCCGCCGTCGCCGACGACGTCGCGGCGGTGTCGGCTTTCGAGGATCGGATGGTCGCCGAGGTGGCCTACCACCTCAAGCGGTGCCGCCGCGGCGGCGAAGCGCCCGAACTGACCGCCCGGACCATCGTGCACGCCGTCGACGCGCAGGTGCACCGGGTACTGCCCCGACACGGCTACGGCTCGGACGCTGCCGCGCAGCTGAAGGTCATCGTCGATCGGTGTACTCCACCACCGCCGTGA
- a CDS encoding LLM class flavin-dependent oxidoreductase — protein sequence MTEWFLYLPQSRIGLDDLVSRVQVAEASGFDGVAFLDHLDTPMAPTAPLWEAMTIATWVAAHTERIKVGHVVLCDAFRHPSVLAKQATTLAEASGGRFELGLGSGSMPDELAKYDISTATARERVDALGQTLDALGEFWSTDGQRAQAPAPSQPIPLVLGGVGPRMLDLVRRHADWWNLPCTHLDRFAELLPAIGNARPSIQQMVGFARRDQDLATVSETAQRRFGHLGTGLKCGEATELIDHFGAFEAAGAQRFYVWFADFAPPESIAEFGETVIGAGSSTS from the coding sequence ATGACGGAGTGGTTCCTCTACCTCCCGCAGAGCAGGATCGGTCTCGATGACCTGGTGTCACGGGTGCAGGTCGCCGAGGCGTCCGGGTTCGACGGGGTCGCCTTCCTCGACCACCTCGACACCCCGATGGCGCCGACGGCACCGCTGTGGGAGGCCATGACCATCGCCACCTGGGTCGCCGCGCACACCGAACGCATCAAGGTCGGTCACGTGGTGTTGTGCGACGCGTTCCGCCATCCCTCGGTGCTGGCCAAGCAGGCGACCACGCTGGCCGAGGCCAGCGGCGGCCGGTTCGAGCTCGGGCTGGGCTCCGGTTCGATGCCCGACGAACTGGCCAAGTACGACATCAGTACCGCGACCGCGCGCGAACGCGTCGACGCCCTGGGCCAGACGCTGGACGCGCTGGGGGAGTTCTGGAGCACCGACGGGCAGCGCGCCCAGGCGCCGGCGCCGTCGCAGCCGATTCCGCTGGTGCTCGGCGGAGTCGGCCCGCGGATGCTGGATCTGGTGCGCCGGCACGCAGACTGGTGGAACCTGCCGTGTACGCACCTCGACAGGTTCGCCGAGCTGCTGCCGGCGATCGGGAACGCCCGGCCGTCGATCCAGCAGATGGTCGGCTTCGCCCGCCGCGATCAGGATCTCGCGACGGTATCGGAGACCGCTCAACGCCGCTTCGGTCATCTCGGGACGGGACTCAAGTGTGGGGAGGCGACCGAGCTGATCGACCATTTCGGTGCGTTCGAAGCGGCCGGCGCACAGCGCTTCTACGTGTGGTTCGCCGACTTCGCGCCGCCGGAGTCCATCGCGGAGTTCGGTGAGACGGTGATCGGGGCGGGCAGCTCCACAAGCTGA
- a CDS encoding SDR family NAD(P)-dependent oxidoreductase: MATCDGKVALVTGSSRGLGKAIAQRLAAEGATVALTARTLEPDAKYDGSLSQTRDEIVAAGGRAIAVQADLSSAEDRERLFAEVTEQIGAPDILVNNAAVTFLRPLDGFPERRVKLMLEMHVVAPLHLSQLAIPAMRERGAGWILNLTSVGGDLPPGPPFSEFDTSAGFGIYGTVKAGLNRLTKSLAAELYSDGIAVNAAAPTDPVATPGAGTLDLAKVDTEDISLITETAHRLCTADPKTLTGQIVKTQAFLREVGWLRD, translated from the coding sequence ATGGCAACCTGCGACGGCAAAGTGGCACTGGTGACCGGCAGCAGTCGCGGGCTGGGCAAAGCCATCGCCCAGCGACTGGCCGCCGAAGGCGCCACCGTGGCTCTCACCGCCCGCACCCTGGAACCCGACGCCAAGTACGACGGGTCGCTGAGCCAGACCCGTGACGAGATCGTCGCCGCGGGGGGCCGCGCCATCGCCGTGCAGGCCGACCTGTCGTCCGCCGAAGACCGCGAGCGGTTGTTCGCCGAGGTCACCGAGCAGATCGGCGCACCGGACATCCTGGTCAACAACGCCGCGGTGACGTTCCTGCGCCCGCTGGACGGCTTCCCGGAACGGCGGGTCAAGCTGATGCTCGAGATGCACGTGGTGGCACCCCTGCATCTGAGCCAACTCGCGATTCCCGCGATGCGTGAGCGCGGCGCCGGGTGGATCCTGAACCTGACATCGGTCGGCGGAGATCTGCCGCCCGGTCCCCCGTTCTCCGAGTTCGACACCTCGGCGGGCTTCGGCATCTACGGCACCGTCAAAGCCGGCCTCAATCGGCTCACCAAAAGCCTTGCCGCCGAACTCTATAGCGACGGGATCGCGGTCAACGCCGCCGCGCCGACCGACCCGGTGGCCACGCCCGGGGCGGGCACGCTGGACCTGGCGAAGGTCGACACCGAGGACATCTCACTGATCACCGAGACGGCCCACCGGTTGTGCACCGCCGACCCGAAGACCCTGACCGGCCAGATCGTCAAAACCCAGGCGTTCCTGCGCGAGGTCGGTTGGCTGCGTGACTGA
- a CDS encoding phosphotransferase family protein codes for MTDAALTALRHRLEPRGVTAIAPLAGGASSLTFRGSQDGRPIVVKMAPPGHAPVGHRDVLRQARMIAALADTDVPVPGLLWCDDGDPPEVPPLFAMTLIDGDSFEPLFDAPDQPTDPAVPHRYRAAARVMARLHRLDPTALGCADEPVGDAASEIERWSATLATVDPELAPGWQAVGDALRAALPAPVAPAVIHGDFRLGNLLAVGTEITAVIDWEIWSIGDPRIDAGWFLINSDPQTYRRGTPYDALVPGIDELAACYTDARDAHVADLAYFMALACFKSTATWSLIVKHNRRRATPNPELEAMAAALPSLLDRARTLLA; via the coding sequence GTGACTGATGCCGCCCTGACCGCGCTACGGCACCGACTGGAACCACGTGGCGTCACCGCGATCGCACCGCTGGCCGGTGGGGCCTCGAGCCTGACCTTCCGCGGCAGCCAGGACGGCCGGCCGATCGTGGTGAAGATGGCACCCCCCGGACACGCCCCGGTCGGCCACCGCGACGTGCTGCGCCAGGCCCGGATGATCGCCGCCCTGGCAGACACCGACGTACCGGTACCCGGCCTGCTCTGGTGCGACGACGGCGATCCGCCGGAGGTGCCGCCCCTGTTCGCGATGACGCTGATCGACGGCGACTCCTTCGAGCCGCTGTTCGACGCGCCGGATCAACCCACCGATCCCGCTGTCCCGCACCGCTACCGCGCCGCCGCCCGGGTGATGGCCCGGCTGCACCGCCTGGACCCGACGGCCTTGGGCTGCGCCGACGAACCCGTCGGTGACGCGGCCAGCGAGATCGAACGGTGGAGTGCCACCCTGGCAACCGTCGACCCGGAACTGGCGCCCGGCTGGCAGGCCGTCGGCGATGCGCTGCGCGCCGCGCTACCCGCCCCGGTCGCCCCGGCAGTGATACACGGCGACTTTCGGCTGGGCAACCTGCTGGCGGTGGGCACCGAGATCACCGCGGTGATCGACTGGGAGATCTGGTCGATCGGCGACCCGCGCATCGACGCCGGCTGGTTTTTGATCAACTCAGACCCGCAGACCTACCGCCGCGGCACTCCCTACGACGCGCTCGTCCCCGGGATCGACGAGCTGGCAGCCTGTTACACCGACGCCCGGGATGCGCACGTCGCCGACCTGGCCTACTTCATGGCGCTGGCGTGCTTCAAATCCACCGCCACCTGGTCGCTGATCGTCAAGCACAACCGCCGCCGCGCCACCCCGAATCCCGAACTCGAGGCGATGGCGGCGGCCCTGCCGAGCCTGCTGGACAGGGCCCGGACGCTGTTGGCCTAG